In one Bosea sp. RAC05 genomic region, the following are encoded:
- a CDS encoding DUF5666 domain-containing protein encodes MRVFTTACLILGLTVAASAQSPTTRIRGEVETAEGNTLTIKTVDGAAAKVALAPGYSVGAVVKATTADIKKGGFVGVGARPQPDGSLLAVQVFIFPEAMRGTGEGHRPWGVLPDTTMTNATVAETVSRVDGAGIVLSYPGGEQRVTIPADANIIMAAPADVSELKAGAQVAMTATKQADGSFSASRVTLAKPGAQLPY; translated from the coding sequence ATGCGCGTTTTCACCACCGCCTGCCTCATCCTCGGCCTCACCGTCGCCGCTTCCGCCCAGTCGCCGACGACGCGCATTCGCGGCGAGGTCGAGACCGCCGAGGGCAACACGCTGACGATCAAGACCGTCGATGGCGCTGCGGCGAAGGTCGCTCTGGCGCCGGGCTATTCGGTCGGCGCCGTGGTCAAGGCGACGACGGCCGACATCAAGAAGGGCGGCTTCGTCGGCGTCGGCGCGCGCCCGCAACCCGATGGCTCGCTGCTGGCCGTCCAGGTCTTCATCTTCCCCGAGGCGATGCGCGGCACGGGCGAGGGGCACCGTCCCTGGGGCGTGCTGCCGGATACGACCATGACCAACGCCACCGTCGCTGAGACCGTCTCGCGCGTGGATGGCGCCGGCATCGTGCTGAGCTATCCGGGCGGCGAGCAGAGAGTGACCATTCCGGCCGATGCCAACATCATCATGGCCGCGCCGGCCGACGTCTCGGAGTTGAAGGCGGGCGCACAGGTGGCGATGACGGCGACGAAGCAGGCCGATGGCAGCTTCAGCGCCAGCCGCGTGACGCTCGCCAAGCCCGGCGCGCAACTGCCCTACTGA
- a CDS encoding PIN domain-containing protein: protein MTSTFFLDTNVLIYSRDPGAKQKQERAKIWLNALIETKPPVINLQVINEFCHVALRKLPHLDVETVRADAEGLRIWGDTPIDYETLTDAWQIREAAGYQWFDCVLLAAAQNLGCSHFLSEDMRHGHVVNGIIIVNPFIALPGDFMLRD from the coding sequence ATGACGAGCACCTTCTTTCTCGACACGAACGTGCTGATCTACAGCCGGGATCCGGGTGCGAAGCAGAAGCAGGAGCGCGCGAAAATCTGGCTGAACGCGCTGATCGAGACGAAGCCGCCGGTGATCAACCTGCAGGTCATCAACGAATTCTGTCACGTCGCGCTTCGTAAGCTTCCGCATCTCGATGTGGAAACTGTGAGAGCCGACGCCGAAGGCCTGAGAATTTGGGGCGACACGCCGATCGATTACGAGACACTGACGGACGCCTGGCAGATCCGCGAGGCAGCAGGCTATCAATGGTTCGATTGCGTGCTACTGGCCGCTGCGCAGAATTTGGGGTGTTCCCACTTCCTCAGTGAAGACATGCGGCATGGTCACGTCGTAAACGGCATCATCATCGTCAATCCGTTCATCGCCCTCCCCGGCGATTTCATGCTCCGAGACTGA
- the ychF gene encoding redox-regulated ATPase YchF — protein sequence MGFKCGIVGLPNVGKSTLFNALTQTAAAQAANYPFCTIEPNVGDVAVPDPRLEKLAAIAGSKEIIPTRLTFVDIAGLVRGASKGEGLGNQFLANIRECDAIAHVVRCFEDGDITHVEGKVAPINDIEIIETELMLADLESLEKRVLPLEKKAKTGDKDAKELAELMNRCLVLLREGKPARLVQVAADERKTFETLGLLSSKPVLYVCNVEEASADKGNAFSELVKARAAEENAVAVVVSAKIESEIAVLPAADQKDYLEAVGLEEPGLNRVIRAGYALLHLVTYFTVGPKEARAWTIEKGTKGPAAAGVIHSDFEKGYIRAETIAYDDYIANKGESGAREAGKFRLEGKEYVVADGDVLHFRFAN from the coding sequence ATGGGTTTCAAATGCGGTATCGTCGGCCTGCCGAATGTCGGCAAGTCGACCCTCTTCAACGCGCTGACGCAGACGGCGGCCGCCCAGGCGGCCAACTATCCGTTCTGCACGATCGAGCCCAATGTCGGCGACGTCGCGGTGCCTGATCCCCGGCTGGAGAAGCTCGCCGCCATTGCGGGCTCCAAGGAGATCATCCCGACGCGGCTGACCTTCGTCGACATCGCCGGCCTCGTCCGGGGAGCCTCGAAGGGCGAAGGCCTCGGCAACCAGTTCCTCGCCAACATCCGCGAGTGCGACGCCATCGCCCATGTCGTGCGCTGCTTCGAGGATGGCGACATCACCCATGTCGAGGGCAAGGTCGCGCCGATCAACGACATCGAGATCATCGAGACCGAGCTGATGCTGGCCGATCTCGAAAGCCTCGAGAAGCGCGTCCTGCCGTTGGAGAAGAAGGCCAAGACCGGCGACAAGGACGCCAAGGAACTCGCCGAGCTGATGAACCGCTGCCTCGTGCTGCTGCGCGAGGGCAAGCCCGCCCGCCTTGTCCAGGTCGCCGCCGACGAGCGCAAGACCTTCGAGACGCTCGGCCTCCTCTCCTCCAAGCCCGTCCTCTATGTCTGCAATGTCGAGGAGGCGAGCGCCGACAAGGGCAATGCCTTCTCCGAATTGGTCAAAGCCCGGGCTGCGGAAGAGAACGCGGTCGCCGTCGTCGTCTCCGCCAAGATCGAGAGCGAGATCGCGGTGCTGCCGGCCGCCGACCAGAAGGACTATCTCGAGGCCGTCGGCCTGGAGGAGCCGGGCCTGAACCGCGTCATCCGCGCCGGCTACGCGCTCCTCCACCTCGTGACCTATTTCACGGTCGGGCCGAAGGAGGCGCGCGCCTGGACGATCGAGAAGGGCACCAAGGGCCCCGCCGCCGCCGGCGTGATCCACAGCGACTTCGAGAAGGGCTACATCCGCGCCGAGACGATCGCCTATGACGACTACATCGCCAACAAGGGCGAGAGCGGCGCGCGCGAGGCCGGGAAGTTCCGCCTCGAAGGCAAGGAGTATGTCGTCGCCGACGGCGACGTGCTGCATTTCCGCTTCGCCAACTGA
- a CDS encoding MaoC family dehydratase encodes MLYFEDFILGETVPTGSLAVSEGDIVAFASRFDAQDFHVDPQKAKGSFVGTLIASGWHSCSLLMRLMAQSFLLNSSGMGAPGIEEVKWLRPVQPGDVLHGRRTVTEIKPSRSRPEMGLVRFKLELLNQRDEAVLEQANWIMFGRRGVAALQPAGDWLAHPPLYVPPPSPAPIEPPAEPTPAARFFEDIAIGDRFELGSTVFTADEIIAFARAFDPQPFHMDEAAAAASSFGRLAASGWHTASVWMATMVTHRRRQLAAFGPGRAPRLGPSPGFKNLRWTRPVFAGDRITYHSEVTDKRASTSRPQWGLFFHHNTGVNQNGEEVFSFDGCVFVERKPV; translated from the coding sequence ATGTTGTATTTCGAGGACTTCATCCTCGGCGAGACGGTGCCGACCGGCAGCCTCGCCGTCTCGGAAGGAGACATCGTCGCCTTCGCCTCGCGCTTCGACGCGCAGGATTTCCACGTCGATCCGCAGAAGGCGAAGGGGAGCTTCGTCGGCACGCTGATCGCCTCGGGCTGGCACAGCTGCTCGCTGCTGATGCGGCTGATGGCGCAGAGCTTCCTGCTCAACTCCTCAGGGATGGGCGCGCCCGGCATCGAGGAGGTGAAATGGCTGCGCCCGGTCCAGCCGGGCGACGTGCTGCACGGCCGCCGCACCGTCACCGAGATCAAGCCCTCGCGCTCGCGCCCGGAGATGGGCCTCGTGCGCTTCAAGCTCGAGCTGCTGAACCAGCGCGATGAGGCGGTGCTGGAGCAGGCCAACTGGATCATGTTCGGCCGCCGCGGCGTCGCCGCCCTGCAGCCGGCGGGCGACTGGCTCGCCCATCCGCCGCTCTACGTCCCGCCCCCCTCGCCCGCCCCGATCGAGCCGCCGGCCGAGCCGACGCCGGCCGCGCGCTTCTTCGAGGACATCGCGATCGGCGACCGCTTCGAGCTCGGCAGCACCGTCTTCACGGCCGACGAGATCATCGCCTTCGCGCGCGCCTTCGATCCGCAGCCCTTCCACATGGACGAGGCGGCGGCGGCAGCCTCCTCCTTCGGCCGGCTCGCGGCTTCAGGCTGGCATACGGCCTCCGTCTGGATGGCGACCATGGTCACCCATCGCCGCCGCCAACTCGCCGCCTTCGGGCCAGGTCGCGCGCCGCGGCTCGGCCCGTCGCCCGGCTTCAAGAACCTGCGCTGGACGAGGCCGGTCTTCGCCGGAGACCGCATCACCTATCATTCCGAGGTCACCGACAAGCGCGCCAGCACCTCGCGCCCGCAATGGGGCCTGTTCTTCCACCACAACACCGGTGTGAACCAGAACGGCGAAGAGGTCTTCAGCTTCGACGGCTGCGTCTTCGTCGAGCGCAAGCCGGTCTGA
- a CDS encoding alpha-hydroxy acid oxidase, whose product MAAARIFSTAQMAARARKRLPRAVYDFIEGGAGAEQAVTRNRARFSEIALMPQALRDCAAAHTQVTLFGRRYAAPFGVAPMGFADLVCPGTDRALAAAAKAQNIPYVLSTAATTSIETIAGIAQDNLWFQLYPGADEIIAAGLMQRALAAGVTTLVVTIDIPVPARRVRDLTNGLAIPLKPSLATILDVARHPGWLWRAARGERPGMANFIENKGSLSGLAHAEFVARQLSCPGLDWARIEAIRKAWPHHLVIKGILNPQDALMAERIGADGVVVSNHGGRQLDSAPSSIEVMPRIREACGDRLALILDSGVRTGDDIARSLACGADFVLLGRPFLFAVAALGLSDGPKAIIEILRSDLLNTMIHLGCAEPTELGSDHLWPRQGANR is encoded by the coding sequence GTGGCGGCAGCCCGCATCTTCAGCACGGCCCAGATGGCGGCGCGCGCCCGCAAGCGCCTGCCCCGCGCGGTCTACGACTTCATCGAGGGCGGCGCTGGCGCCGAACAGGCGGTCACCCGCAACCGGGCGCGCTTCAGCGAGATCGCCCTGATGCCGCAGGCCCTGCGCGACTGCGCCGCCGCGCACACGCAGGTCACGCTGTTCGGCCGCCGCTATGCCGCCCCCTTCGGCGTCGCGCCGATGGGGTTCGCCGATCTCGTCTGCCCCGGGACAGACCGCGCGCTCGCCGCGGCGGCCAAGGCGCAGAACATCCCTTACGTGCTCTCGACCGCCGCCACGACCTCGATCGAGACCATCGCCGGCATCGCCCAGGACAATCTCTGGTTCCAGCTCTACCCGGGCGCCGACGAGATCATCGCCGCCGGGCTGATGCAGCGGGCGCTCGCGGCCGGCGTGACGACACTCGTCGTCACCATCGACATCCCCGTGCCCGCGCGGCGCGTGCGCGACCTGACCAACGGACTCGCCATCCCCCTCAAACCCTCGCTCGCCACCATTCTGGACGTCGCGCGCCATCCCGGCTGGCTCTGGCGGGCCGCGCGCGGCGAACGGCCAGGCATGGCGAACTTCATCGAGAACAAGGGGTCGCTGAGCGGCCTCGCCCATGCCGAATTCGTCGCCCGCCAGCTCTCCTGCCCCGGCCTCGACTGGGCTCGCATCGAGGCGATCCGCAAGGCCTGGCCGCATCATCTCGTCATCAAGGGCATCCTCAACCCGCAGGATGCGCTGATGGCCGAGCGCATTGGCGCCGATGGCGTCGTCGTCTCCAACCATGGCGGGCGCCAGCTCGATTCCGCGCCGTCCTCGATCGAGGTGATGCCGCGCATCCGCGAGGCCTGCGGCGACCGGCTAGCCCTGATCCTCGACAGCGGCGTGCGCACCGGCGACGACATCGCGCGCAGCCTCGCCTGCGGCGCCGATTTCGTCCTGCTCGGTCGGCCGTTCCTGTTTGCGGTTGCCGCGCTCGGGCTGTCCGATGGCCCCAAGGCGATCATCGAGATCCTGCGGTCGGATTTGCTCAACACGATGATCCATCTCGGCTGCGCCGAGCCCACAGAACTCGGCAGCGACCATCTCTGGCCCAGGCAGGGAGCCAACCGATGA
- a CDS encoding ketopantoate reductase family protein — translation MTIAIMGAGGVGCYYGAMLARAGHGVTLIARPPHVQAIARHGLVFEARGTTETLPVTATTEPSGVAGAEVVLFCVKSGDTQEAGRAIAPHLAANATILSLQNGVDNAPRLQDVLGRPVIPAAVYVAVEMPGPGHVRHHGRGELVIGPGATSAAVAASFGQAGIPTEVSENVIGALWTKLVVNCAYNALSAIPQLPYGRMIAVEGVRDSMVDIVAECRAVAQAAGITIGPEILDTVLALAPAMPAQSSSTAQDLARGKRTEIDHLNGYVVRTGERLGVPTPANRLLTVMVKLMEARAGA, via the coding sequence ATGACCATCGCGATCATGGGAGCCGGCGGCGTCGGCTGCTATTACGGGGCGATGCTGGCGCGCGCCGGCCATGGCGTGACGCTGATCGCGCGGCCCCCGCATGTCCAGGCGATCGCGCGGCACGGCCTCGTCTTCGAAGCCAGGGGGACGACGGAGACGCTGCCGGTCACGGCCACGACCGAGCCCTCCGGCGTCGCCGGCGCCGAGGTCGTGCTGTTCTGCGTGAAGTCGGGCGACACGCAAGAGGCCGGCCGCGCCATCGCGCCCCACCTCGCAGCCAACGCCACGATCCTCAGCCTCCAGAACGGCGTCGACAATGCGCCGCGCCTGCAGGACGTCCTCGGCCGCCCGGTGATCCCGGCCGCGGTCTATGTCGCCGTCGAGATGCCCGGCCCCGGCCATGTCCGCCATCACGGGCGCGGCGAACTCGTCATCGGCCCCGGCGCGACCAGCGCCGCCGTCGCCGCGAGCTTCGGCCAGGCCGGCATCCCCACCGAGGTCTCGGAGAACGTCATCGGCGCGCTCTGGACCAAGCTCGTCGTCAACTGCGCCTACAACGCCCTCTCCGCCATTCCGCAACTGCCCTATGGCCGGATGATCGCGGTCGAGGGCGTGCGCGACAGCATGGTCGACATCGTCGCCGAATGCCGCGCGGTGGCGCAGGCCGCCGGCATCACCATCGGCCCCGAGATCCTCGACACCGTCCTGGCGCTCGCCCCGGCCATGCCGGCGCAATCCTCCTCGACGGCGCAGGACCTCGCCCGCGGCAAGCGCACCGAGATCGACCATCTCAACGGCTATGTCGTGCGCACCGGCGAGCGTCTGGGCGTCCCGACGCCCGCCAACCGCCTGCTGACGGTCATGGTCAAGCTGATGGAAGCCCGAGCGGGCGCCTGA
- a CDS encoding TRAP transporter substrate-binding protein, producing the protein MKRRLFLKGAGLGAAAGIASPAIAQSTPTVTWRLASSYPKSLETLYGACTHLSEAVSAVTDGKFKIQVFAAGEIVPALQVADAVTNGTVEMGHSGSYFYIGKDTAFAFGTVIPWGPNSRQMQAWLFHAGGLELLNEFYAKFNIYNLPAGNTGAQMGGWFRKEIKSVADLQGLKMRIGGLGGNVLQKMGVVPQQLGAGDIYPALERGVLDAVEFVGPYDDEKLGFARVAPYYYYPGFWDGCAELSFFINLEKWNSLPPTYQRVLKTCAMASGHDMQAKYDALNPPALKRLIAGGAQLRPLPNDILRQSYKHTKDLYAEMSAANPAFKKIYDHLWAFQQDSTRYWQISDLSFDLMSATALQQRWQDG; encoded by the coding sequence ATGAAGCGCAGATTGTTCTTGAAGGGCGCCGGCCTCGGCGCCGCGGCCGGAATCGCGTCTCCGGCGATCGCTCAGAGCACGCCCACCGTGACCTGGCGACTGGCGTCGAGCTATCCCAAGTCGCTGGAGACGCTCTATGGCGCCTGCACGCATCTGTCGGAAGCCGTCTCGGCCGTCACCGACGGCAAGTTCAAGATCCAGGTCTTCGCGGCGGGCGAGATCGTGCCCGCTCTCCAGGTGGCCGATGCCGTGACCAACGGCACGGTCGAGATGGGCCATTCCGGCTCCTATTTCTACATCGGCAAGGACACCGCCTTCGCCTTCGGCACAGTCATTCCCTGGGGCCCCAACAGCCGCCAGATGCAGGCCTGGCTGTTCCATGCCGGCGGGCTCGAACTGCTCAACGAGTTCTACGCCAAGTTCAACATCTACAACCTGCCGGCGGGCAACACCGGCGCGCAGATGGGCGGCTGGTTCCGCAAGGAGATCAAGTCGGTGGCCGATCTCCAGGGCCTCAAGATGCGCATCGGCGGGCTGGGTGGCAACGTCCTGCAGAAGATGGGCGTGGTGCCGCAGCAGCTCGGCGCCGGCGACATCTATCCGGCGCTGGAACGCGGCGTGCTCGACGCCGTCGAGTTCGTCGGTCCCTATGACGACGAGAAGCTCGGCTTCGCCCGCGTCGCGCCCTATTACTACTATCCCGGCTTCTGGGATGGCTGCGCGGAACTCAGCTTCTTCATCAATCTGGAGAAGTGGAACAGCCTGCCCCCGACCTATCAGCGGGTGCTCAAGACCTGCGCGATGGCCTCCGGCCACGACATGCAGGCGAAATACGACGCGCTCAACCCCCCGGCCCTGAAGCGGCTGATCGCCGGCGGCGCGCAGCTGCGCCCGCTTCCCAACGACATCCTCAGGCAAAGCTACAAACACACCAAGGATCTCTACGCCGAGATGTCAGCCGCCAACCCGGCCTTCAAGAAGATCTACGACCATCTCTGGGCCTTCCAGCAGGACAGCACGCGCTACTGGCAGATCTCCGACCTCTCCTTCGACCTGATGTCGGCGACGGCGCTCCAGCAGCGCTGGCAGGACGGCTGA
- the ggt gene encoding gamma-glutamyltransferase translates to MRGMIVAAQPEAAEVGADILRRGGNAVDAAIACAFSQGVVDPQMCGIGGFGAMQICMPQRGVHTVLEFLARAPLSATAAMWADRFVGQTRDGFVFLMSDHANELGHLAAGTPGNVAGYCEALSRFGTMALPEVVAPAIRQAREGFIVRPYVHYYWAIDQRSTGQVNTEDKLRLSETGRAVYFHPDGSLKRPGDVVANPDLARTLERIAAGGAQAFYTGEIAREIAADMAASGGLITLDDLAGYRVREKAPIWGAYRGFRIAGNPPAAGGASLIELLQILEGFDLASLRHNGPEHIRILAEAMKWMTIDKDAHMGDPDFVDVPLDRLLSPDYAAGLAARIRAGEKASVPRSALPKDPPDTTVCCVMDEEGNAVTITHTLGQPSGAITPGLGFMYNGTMSGFDPRPGRAASIAPGKARGSAMAPTIVFEGERPVIAMGAPGGTFIVPAIAQALSNVVDFGMSMADAVAAPRIVCLSDTIDVSNRVQRGVTDELQAMGYAVARSYQSFAFGAPHGVKAEGAGWSGGADPQRDGMAIAV, encoded by the coding sequence ATGCGCGGAATGATCGTGGCGGCCCAGCCTGAAGCCGCCGAGGTGGGGGCCGACATCCTCAGGCGCGGCGGCAATGCGGTGGATGCCGCGATTGCCTGCGCCTTCAGCCAGGGCGTGGTCGATCCGCAGATGTGCGGTATCGGCGGCTTCGGGGCGATGCAGATCTGCATGCCCCAGCGCGGCGTCCACACCGTGCTGGAGTTCCTCGCGCGTGCGCCGCTATCGGCGACCGCCGCGATGTGGGCCGACCGCTTCGTCGGGCAGACGCGCGACGGCTTCGTCTTCCTGATGAGCGACCATGCCAACGAGCTCGGCCATCTCGCGGCCGGCACGCCGGGCAATGTCGCGGGCTATTGCGAGGCGCTCTCGCGCTTCGGGACGATGGCGCTGCCGGAGGTGGTGGCGCCGGCCATCCGCCAAGCGCGCGAGGGCTTCATCGTGCGCCCTTACGTCCACTACTACTGGGCGATCGACCAGCGCTCCACGGGCCAAGTCAACACCGAGGACAAGCTGCGGCTGAGCGAGACCGGCCGGGCGGTCTATTTCCATCCCGATGGCAGCCTGAAGCGCCCGGGCGACGTCGTCGCCAATCCCGATCTGGCGCGCACGCTGGAGCGGATCGCGGCCGGCGGCGCGCAGGCCTTCTATACCGGCGAGATCGCCCGGGAGATCGCCGCCGACATGGCGGCCAGCGGCGGGCTGATCACACTGGACGATCTGGCCGGCTATCGCGTGCGGGAGAAGGCGCCGATCTGGGGCGCCTATCGGGGCTTTCGCATCGCCGGCAATCCGCCGGCGGCGGGCGGCGCCTCGCTGATCGAGCTGCTGCAGATCCTGGAGGGGTTCGATCTCGCGAGCCTGCGGCATAACGGGCCCGAGCACATCCGCATCCTCGCCGAGGCGATGAAGTGGATGACGATCGACAAGGACGCCCATATGGGTGACCCCGACTTCGTCGACGTGCCCCTCGACCGGCTGCTCTCGCCGGACTATGCCGCCGGCCTCGCCGCCCGCATCCGGGCCGGCGAGAAGGCCAGCGTGCCGCGCTCGGCGCTGCCGAAGGACCCGCCCGACACCACCGTCTGCTGCGTGATGGACGAAGAGGGCAATGCGGTCACGATCACGCATACGCTCGGCCAGCCCTCGGGCGCGATCACGCCGGGGCTGGGCTTCATGTACAACGGCACGATGAGCGGCTTCGATCCGCGGCCGGGCCGCGCCGCCTCGATCGCGCCCGGCAAGGCGCGCGGCAGCGCCATGGCGCCGACGATCGTCTTCGAGGGCGAGCGGCCGGTGATCGCGATGGGCGCGCCGGGCGGGACCTTCATCGTGCCTGCCATCGCGCAGGCGCTGAGCAACGTCGTCGATTTCGGGATGAGCATGGCCGATGCGGTCGCGGCGCCGCGCATCGTCTGCCTGAGCGACACGATCGACGTCTCCAACCGCGTCCAGCGCGGTGTCACCGACGAGCTGCAGGCGATGGGCTACGCGGTCGCGCGCTCCTACCAGTCCTTCGCCTTCGGCGCGCCGCATGGGGTGAAGGCGGAAGGCGCGGGCTGGTCGGGCGGGGCCGATCCGCAGCGGGACGGCATGGCGATCGCGGTCTGA
- a CDS encoding metal-dependent hydrolase family protein, producing the protein MNLTLFTGGRFLDPEKDRLLDGIEVLVEGDRIREVSDRPITAANATRIDLRGRTLMPGLIDMHVHVVSAVVNGVANAMTPSSLVALRAGRVMNAMLMRGFTTVRDLGGADLGLVLAVEEGLIAGPRLIICGKALSQTGGHSDPRDRSETRPLYTGRLGQIGQLCDGVDAVRLAAREQLRAGATFVKIMANGGVASPNDPIHALGFSKDEIRAAVEEAENAGTYVAAHLYTDKAIARAVECGVQSLEHCNLIQAETAKKAAAAGAFAVPTLAAYEGLALEGSTFGLRPESAAKIETVRKGGMESLSIMREAGLPMGYGSDLLGQLQKYQTMEFELRSRVLPMQEVLQSATTTAAKLCRMEGEIGALVPGAHADLLVVDGDPLSDPQLFQNDGRALRAIMRGGQFFKNELH; encoded by the coding sequence ATGAATCTGACCCTGTTCACCGGCGGTCGCTTCCTCGATCCGGAAAAGGACCGGCTGCTCGACGGCATCGAGGTTCTGGTCGAGGGCGACCGCATCCGCGAGGTCTCGGACCGGCCGATCACGGCAGCGAATGCGACGCGGATCGATCTGCGCGGACGCACCCTGATGCCGGGCCTGATCGACATGCATGTCCATGTCGTCTCGGCGGTGGTGAATGGCGTCGCCAATGCGATGACGCCCTCCTCGCTGGTGGCGCTGCGGGCGGGCCGGGTGATGAACGCCATGCTGATGCGTGGCTTCACCACGGTGCGCGATCTCGGCGGCGCCGATCTCGGGCTCGTGCTGGCGGTCGAGGAGGGGCTGATCGCCGGGCCGCGCCTGATTATCTGCGGCAAGGCGCTGAGCCAGACCGGCGGCCATTCCGACCCCCGCGACCGCTCCGAGACGCGCCCGCTCTACACCGGCCGCCTCGGGCAGATCGGCCAGCTCTGCGACGGCGTCGACGCCGTCAGGCTCGCCGCCCGCGAGCAGCTCCGGGCCGGGGCGACCTTCGTCAAGATCATGGCCAATGGCGGCGTCGCCTCGCCCAACGACCCGATCCATGCGCTGGGCTTCTCGAAGGACGAGATCCGCGCCGCGGTCGAGGAGGCGGAGAATGCCGGCACCTATGTCGCCGCCCATCTCTACACCGACAAGGCGATCGCGCGGGCCGTCGAATGCGGGGTGCAGTCGCTCGAGCATTGCAACCTGATCCAGGCGGAGACGGCGAAGAAGGCGGCCGCCGCGGGCGCCTTCGCGGTGCCGACGCTGGCGGCTTATGAGGGGTTGGCGCTGGAGGGTTCGACTTTCGGTCTGCGGCCGGAATCGGCGGCCAAGATCGAGACGGTGCGCAAGGGCGGCATGGAATCGCTCTCGATCATGCGCGAGGCCGGGCTGCCGATGGGCTATGGCTCGGATCTGCTCGGCCAGCTCCAGAAGTACCAGACGATGGAGTTCGAGCTGCGCTCGCGCGTTCTGCCGATGCAGGAGGTCCTGCAGTCGGCGACCACCACAGCCGCGAAGCTCTGCCGGATGGAGGGCGAGATCGGCGCGCTGGTGCCGGGCGCCCATGCCGACCTGCTCGTGGTGGACGGCGACCCGCTGTCCGATCCGCAGCTCTTCCAGAACGACGGCCGCGCGCTGCGGGCGATCATGCGCGGCGGCCAGTTCTTCAAGAACGAGCTGCACTGA
- a CDS encoding ABC transporter permease: MAAAQNSVGDLPRAAIPGSPGTVAALTAVTRLLVFVGIALMLIPLMMTAYMSVFADGVVTFPPSGYTLSWYGRLAEFPKFGQSLSTSLRVAAMATLCSLLIGVPASIALVRYSFPGRSILNVLLLSPLTVPGVVIGLGLYVLMVDIEIRTQFPLIGSDWVLILAHLLITTPWVVRLCVANLVQLDRSIEEAAANLGASPGRVLWSVTLPMMRQGIVAAALFAFIVSFENIEMTLFLISPGMITFPISVLQYLEYRFDPLVASVVVVQTAVIAALLLAIDRYVKLSKVV, translated from the coding sequence TTGGCCGCCGCCCAGAACTCAGTCGGGGACCTGCCGCGAGCGGCCATACCGGGCAGCCCCGGGACGGTCGCCGCCCTGACGGCGGTGACGCGGCTGCTGGTCTTCGTCGGCATCGCGCTGATGCTGATCCCGCTCATGATGACGGCCTATATGAGCGTCTTCGCCGATGGCGTGGTGACCTTCCCGCCCAGCGGCTACACGCTCTCCTGGTATGGCCGCCTCGCCGAATTCCCGAAATTTGGCCAGTCGCTCTCCACCAGCCTGCGGGTCGCGGCCATGGCGACACTCTGCAGCCTGCTGATCGGCGTGCCCGCCAGCATCGCGCTGGTGCGCTACAGCTTTCCCGGCCGAAGCATCCTGAACGTGCTGCTGCTCTCGCCGCTGACGGTGCCCGGCGTCGTCATCGGGCTCGGCCTCTATGTCCTGATGGTCGACATCGAGATCCGCACGCAGTTCCCGCTGATTGGCTCGGACTGGGTCCTGATCCTCGCCCATCTTCTGATCACCACGCCCTGGGTGGTCCGGCTCTGCGTCGCCAATCTCGTCCAGCTCGACCGCTCGATCGAGGAGGCGGCCGCCAATCTCGGCGCCTCGCCGGGCCGCGTGCTCTGGAGCGTCACCCTGCCGATGATGCGCCAGGGCATCGTCGCCGCCGCGCTCTTCGCCTTCATCGTCTCCTTCGAGAACATCGAGATGACGCTGTTCCTGATCAGCCCCGGCATGATCACCTTCCCGATCTCGGTGTTGCAGTACCTCGAATACCGCTTCGATCCCCTCGTCGCCTCGGTCGTCGTCGTGCAGACGGCGGTGATCGCGGCGCTGCTGCTGGCGATCGACCGCTACGTCAAGCTGAGCAAGGTCGTCTGA